The following DNA comes from Methanosarcina vacuolata Z-761.
CAGATCACCCCTTCGTAATTTCTAAGGACAACTCCTGTGTCCGAGCTTGAGATCAGGTAATTAGGACCTACAGGAATTTTTCCTCCTCCTCCAGGGGCGTCAACAACAAAAGTAGGAACTGCAAGGCCCGATGTATGTCCTCTAAGCATCTCAATAATTTCTATTCCCCTCGCAACTGAGGTCCTGAAATGCTCCAGCCCAAAGGAAAGGTCGCACTGATAAAGGTAATAAGGTCTCGTTTTTATCTTCAGGAGTTCGTGGCAAAGTTTTTTAATTATCATCGGACAGTCATTAACTCCCCTGAGGAGTACGGACTGATTACCAAGAGGAACTCCGGCTTTTGCTAGCATTCTCATTGCCTTTTTAGCTTCCGGGGTAATCTCTTTTGGATGATTAAAATGGGTATTGAGCCAGACTGAAGGATATTTTTCAAGAATTTCACATAATTCAGGGGTTATGCGCTGAGGGAGAGTTACAGGAACCCTTGAACCTAACCTTACTATTTCCACATGAGGAATGTCAAAGAGCTCCCCCAGGAGCCAGTCTAGCCTTTCATCGGAAACGAGCAGGGCATCTCCTCCCGAAAGCAGGACATCCCTTATTTCAGAATGTTCCCTGATATACTCGATCCCTTCTCGAATTACCGTTTCAGGGTAGTCGTACTCTCGGTTTCCAACCCTTCGCTTGCGGGTACAGTGTCTGCAATACATCCCACAGCGGTTTGAAATGAGGAAAAGCACCCTGTCAGGATATCTGTGGGTTATACAGCTCTCTTCAGAAGGAGAATCCTTATCCTCACATAGGGGATCTTCGAGTTCCCAGGAGGATTTTTTAAGTTCGGCTGAACTGGGTACAGCCTGCATTCGGATGGGACAGTTGGGATCTTCCGGATCGATAAGAGAAGCATAATAAGGAGATATCGCCATGGGAAAAACTTCAAGCGCTTTTTTAATATATTCTTTCTCAGTATCTGATAACTGAATCAATTTTTCAAGTTCTTCTACGGTCTCAATTCTATGCCTGTACTGCCAGTTCCAGTCTGAAAATTCTTCATCAGATGCATTAAAACAGTTCATAATCTTAGATTTCACATTTAAACCTCAGTGAAAGCTGAAAGAAAAATTGTAGGACAAACTTTCAGAGTACAATAAAATGAACTCTGTTCTAACAAATTAAATTCCTCTTTTTTCAGCTTATTTAGAGAAATATGTCATGAATTTGTTAATATTCCTATTAAACAAATATATTAAATACTTTTTTGTGTAATCGAGTTTTAATAATCCTTTTTTCTCGAAAAAAAACTTAAAGATATCTTTTTATTTAAGGTTTTTTTTGATTTTACACTTTCTAATTGTTTCATTTTCGTTTAAAAATTCATATTTTATAGGATTTCCTTTTTTCCTTCTTTTAAAGAGGGTATATATGTATAAAGAAACAGAAAAGTAATTGATTCTTTTTTTAGTAGTTTCAGGAAAGTAACAGGACCTTCAGAGAGGAATAAAGGCTAGATTAAGTTTTTAACTTTTTAATAGACTTTGTTTTAAGCTATGAAGACTAAAAATAGTTTTTAAATCCCCGTATGCTTATTTTTGTCTTGTTTATGCAAATATATCCCGCATAATTCTTTAATTTCCTAAAACATCTCATGTTTTCAAAATACCTACCATACCTTTTTATTTGTTAAGATAGCTAATCCATACTCCCATATTATATTTAGTATGTTCTTGCTTTTTCTCAAAGGCTCAAGTCAATGAAATTTATATTATTTAAAAAATCATTATATATTGATGACAGATAATCTTCTAACTGACCTTTTAATCATTTTCGGGCTTTCTATTCCTGTAGTTTTTACTTTCTCAAAATTAAAAATAGCTCCACTAATTGGTTTTCTACTTGCAGGCATTCTTGCCGGACCTTTTGGTTTTGGACTTATTCGAGAGATCGAAAACATCGAATTTTTGGCTGAAATCGGAGTCGTACTCCTGCTTTTTACCATAGGTATAGAGTTTTCACTGCGCGACCTTTTACAGCTTCGCAGAATTGTAATTTTTGGAGGTGGTTTGCAGCTTTCCATAACTTCAGTTATCGTTGCACTTATATTCCTCTGGTTTGGAAATTCAAGAGAATCTTCAATTTTCCTCGGGCTTTTAGTAGCGTTAAGCAGCACTGCAATTGTCCTTAAACTCTTACAGGAAAAAGGAGAAATCTATAGTCTTCACGGGCGGACTTCCTTAGGAATACTGATTTTTCAGGATATCGCAGCAGTGATAATTATTCTCTTAATCCCGGTCCTCGCAGGCACTCCAGGAACTGAAAAGTCCTTTTTAGAGCTTATCCTGCAGGGCCTCGGGCTCATTGTGTTCACCTTTCTAAGCGCCAGGTACGTCGTTCCTTTTATCATGTACCATGTGGCAAAGACACGAAATAACGAGCTTTTTCTCCTATGCGTTATAGTAATAGGGCTTTCCGTCGCATGGTTGACTTCCATTGTCGGGCTATCTCTGGCACTGGGAGCTTTTCTTGCTGGCCTGATTATCTCTGAGTCTGAATATTCGGTTCAGGCTCTTGGGAATATAATTCCATTCAGGGACATGTTCATGAGTATTTTTTTCATTTCGATAGGAATGTTGCTTGATCTGGATATATTAAGAGAACACTTACTCTTGATCCTGGTTGCTACCCTGGCTGTGCTGCTCCTGAAAGTTTTAGTAAACAGTTTGAGCACCTTTTTCATAGGTTTTCCTTTGCATACAATGATTCTGGTTGGATTTTCTCTTTCACAGGTTGGGGAATTTTCCTTTATTCTTGCAAAAGTAGGTCTTGCAAATGGATTGGTTTCTTCTCTAATGTACCAGGAATTTCTGGATGTGGCAGTGCTTTCTATGGTACTTACCCCTCTACTTATGAGTATAGGGTATAGAACTACGACTTTTGTTGATTCGCTGCATTTCCCTCCCGTATTAAAACAGGGCTGGTACAGTAAATTTAAAGAAAAAGAATATGAAGAGAAACCTGAAAACCATGTAATTATAGTAGGATTTGGGATAAACGGTAAAAATGTCGTGACTGCTGCAAAGGAAGCTTCAATTCCCTACATAGTAATTGACATGAATCCTGAAGTAGTTAGGATAGAGAAACAGAGAGAAGAGCATATTTTTTACGGTGATGCTGCTCAGAGTGCTGTGCTGGAACATGCCGGCATTTATACTGCGAAATCCGTTGTTGTGACCGCAGGCGATCCTCCGAGCACCAAGAGGATAATTGAAGCTGCTCGCAGGCTGAACCCTCAAATTCACATTATTGCCAGAACACATTTCCTGCGTGAGCTGGATAAATTTTATGATTTTGGAGCAGATGAGGTCATTTCTGATGAATTTGAAAGTTCAATAGAGCTTTTCACAAGGGTACTTCACAGATATCTGGTGCCCAGCAGTGAAATCAATTCCCTGACTTCAACATTACGTGCAGACCATTATAAGATGCTTCGAAATCCTAGCATTCGCAGGAAAAAATTCTGCGACTTAGCTCTCGATTTTGCAGATGTAGAAATCCGGAGTATCAGGGTTGGAAAGCTCTCCAAAGGTGCAGGAGTTACTCTTGGAGAACTAAATCTTCGGAAGAATTATGGAGTGTCTGCACTTGCAATCTCACGTAGTCATAAAATCATTCCCGGGCCGGAAGCTGAAACTAAAATTCTTGCTGATGATATTCTGCTTGTGATCAGCCCACCGGAAAATTTCGATGAGGTTAGAAAGCTTTTTGAGAATAGTAAAGAATAACTATTCTCTTTTACTCCTTTTTTATATATCGGTTATAAAAATTCTCAAGTCTTTAGTTGGGAAATAAGCGTTAACTTATGCTTATAATTCCTTTGTAGTCGATATAGCAGTTGCTGTTAGAATGAAGGATCGTCTATAGAATTCCTTTCTGTAATTACAGGACAAATCATGAGCCATAATTTTAACAGTAAGCTTGATGAATAAGTAAAACAGTGGTTTCTATTAAGGGAGAAAGAATTATGAAAGACTTAATGGAAAAAAACTGATGAAAAACTCTTTGAGGAATTTAACCAAAAAACATACATGATATTCTTCGAATAACATGCCCCAAAAATAACAGATTTGAAGATGGGAGGCTCTAAAGTGTTTGAAATACTTCTTGACATTCCCGCTCAAGCCTTTTTGAAAATGACAGACGAAATGACTTATTTCAGAGTTAAAGAAATTCTTGACGAGCTTATCCTCGATCCAGTCCCACAACGAGCAAAAAGAATAATTGAGAGTAAGGAAAAGCTTTTCAGACTGCGGTCCAGGCATTTAAGGCTGCTTTATAGAATTAATTATGAGAACCAGACCCTTGTAGTCATAATGATTGAGCCTGTAAATCGTATGTATCATTGAAGAGAATAAGAATTTAAATTCTATAGCCATTAAGTGCTACAGCAGGAAATTAGAAAAAGTATGACCAGGCAAACACAAAATATAATTTCAAGATCTCTTATGAAATTATCTTTCATAGTTAATAATATGCAAGACTAGTATAAATTATTTTTCAGGTTTGCTTTATAATACATAGAGTTTTCTATAAACTATAAAAACTTTTTAATATTTCGATTGGGTTTTTAAATTATAGATTAAAGTTTTAATTTTTAGATTAGATTCATAAATTTTAGATTAAATTCTTCAATTTTAGGTTAGATTCTTCAATTTTAGATTAGATTTTGGATTTTGAGAGTGTTCTTCTGATATAGCACGACGGCTTAGACTATAGATTATAAAAAAGTGGGACTAAACATTGTGACCTATTAAAAACTTAGTTTGACTATTTTCCCACTTTCCACAAAGGCCCTTTCAATTTTCATAATTTTTCATGCTATCGTTTTTTCTGAAAATAGCCCTGGTTACTCAAACATGTATTTTTGAAATTTTCCAGAATTTTCGACCTTTTCGTCTTCATTGAAAACTTCTAACAAACATTTCCCGACGCTTCAGTTTAGATGACAACCGCAGGTTTTTGAATAATTCCCCAAAAAAATAAAGAGAAAGATATTATATAGTTATGAAGAGCTTTACGAAAAATTAGTGTAGCCGCCTTTTATTACTTCCTTTTATGCAGAATACAGCTAGCAGGCTAACAACCCCACAAATTATTTCAAATCCGGGAGTTTTTTTGCTTTCTTTTTCAGGAGTGCTTGTCTCATTTTTCTGCCCAGGCATCTGCTTAACATTTGCTACCGTCTTTCCATTTTCTTGTTTAAGGATCTGAGTGTTATTTTCGAGTTGTGTTACACTTAAATTCACAACAGAAGTTACTGGCTGTTCTAAGTCGAGTTTTAATATCTCAATACCATTATTGGAATTGGCTACATAGATACTATCGCCGGAAATTGAAACGTCCAAAATTCCCCAGGGAGACTCGAATCCTCCTTCTACAATTGGGGAAGAAGAATTGCTAATATTAACAATCACAAGACCAGAATTAGCAATATAGGCGTAATTACCTGAAACTGAAATGTCCTTACAAATGCCAATATGGCGGCTTTCGCTTCCTTTGCGAATTGGAGAAGAAGGATTATTGATATCAAAAATCACAAGACCATCGGAATCTTCGACTAAATAAACGTAATTGCCGGAAACTGCAACGCAGTCAGCATATCCAGTTTCGTACTTTCCTTTAAGGATCGGAGAAGAAGGATTGCTAATATCAAAAACCAAAAAACCATTATCACCATCAGCTACATAGGCATAATTGCCTGAAACTGCAACACTACGAGCACGTCCGGCGGTATTATACTTTCCTTTGATATTTGGAGAAAAGGGATGACTTATATCAACAATCTCAAGACCTTCTTCACCAACAGCTAAATAGACATAATTGCCTGAAACTGCAACATCTTCAGCAGATCCTTCAATAGTGCAACTTCCTTTTCGAATTGGAGAAGAAGGATTGCTGATATCAACAATCTCAAGATCACTAAATCCGGTTACATAGGCATAATTGCCTGAAACTGCAACATCCGTAGAAAAATCCTCAGGACCACAACTTCCCTTAAAAATAGGGGACGAAGGGTTGCTGATATCAATAATCGCAAGACCCATAATACCGGCAGCTACATAAGCGTAATTACCTGAAACTTCTATATTGTCAGCATATCCAACCGTATCGTAGCTTCCTTTAAGGATTGGAGAAGAGGGACGCTTTATATCAATAATTTCAAGACCACGATATACGGTTATGTAGGCGTAATTACCTGAAACTACTATACCATCAAGGTCTACATCATTGTAACTTCCTTTGAGAGCTGGAGAAGAGGGATTGCTAATATCAAAAACCAAAAGACCCTTAGTAAAATCGGCCGCATAGGCATACTTGCCTGAAACTGCAACACCATAAACACTTCCAGAGGTATAGTACTTTCCTTTAAATGTTGGAGAAGAAGGATTGCTAGTATCAACAATCACAAGACCATTATCCCCATCAGCGACGTAGGTGTAATTGCCTGAAACTGCAACACTACAAGCAATTCCACGAGTATCGCAGTTTCCTTTAAGGATTGGAGAAGAAGGATTGCTAATATCAACAACCAAGAGACCGTTATCACCAGCAGTTAAATAGGCGTAATTACCGGAAATTGCTACATTGCTAGCATATCCAGAAGTATTGTAATTTCCTTTAAGTATTGGAGAAGAAGAATTGCTAATATCGATAATGTCAAGACCATTATAGTCATCAGCTACATAGGCGTAATTGCCGGAAATTGCTAGATTGCTAGCGTATCCAGGCGTATCGTAGCTTCCTTTAAGGATTGGAGAAGAAGGATTGCTAACATCAACAATCACAAGACCATCATTACCAACAGCTACATAGGCATAATTGCCAGAAATTTTTACTCCAGATACTAAGTTTTTTGTCGTAACCCGGCCCACTGAAACAGGTGAAGAAGAATTAGCAATATCCAGTATCACAAGATCCTGGCCTTGCCCGATGTAAGCGTAATTGCCAACAACATCAACGGTTTCTATATATCCTCCGAAATGTCCCACAGGTTTCACTTTAACTTCAGGAACGGATGCTGCCCCAGCAATTGTGACTGTAATTGATATCAACAAAACAACAAATATAAATGGATAAATTATTTGTCTATTTATTCCCATTAATAATACTCCCTGCTCTCCAATCGATATTCCAGATATATACAAAAATACCACCCATTTTCTCAATAGGGCAGTAACTTAAACATGCATTCTGCTTTTAACGGATAATATTAGACAAACTGGTAAATAAATTCTACATCTGTGCACAATATCTACAAAAAGTGAATTTTTGTACGTTTTTAACTTGCTCTCTAATGACTCTCTACTTTCTACCCATCCAATCTTGAAATTTTATTTCTTTTACTTTTCTTACTTATCTAATTCTCTCCTCTATCAGCTCGTATTTTTTTGTTCTGAACTACTCTTCAATAACTTTATATAATGTAAGTATCTATTTACCATATGTAAAGATACTTTTACATATTGTATACAAATGAACTCAATTTGTTTCTAAAACTGTACATCAGAACGTTACGAATAAAATTTGGACTTAAACTGAAAAAATGTACTCAAGGGAGTTACGCAGATGAAGCAGAAACAATTTCGGATAATTATGTTCCTGATTGTAATGTTAATGGGATCAGGTTCAAGTATTTCTATTTTAGTAGGAAGTCCAGCACTTGCCATAAGCGTTTTCTTAGCAGGAATAACTGTGATATATCTTTTAAAAAACAGAGTGGAAGAGGTTGTGGAAGATGAACGTGTTCACCAAATTAGCCAGAAAGCCTCCTGGATTACCTTTCAAATAGTAATACTTAGTTTCGCTCTTGGAGGAACAACTCTTATAGCAATGAGAAACACTTATCCAGGCTATACTAATCTTGGTTTTTTCATGGCACACATAAGTTGTGCAATTATGGTGCTTTATGGTTTGCTTTATATGTATTACAACAGGGAATATGGTGGCTGAGCAGAAAGTCAAATTGCGTCTTGTAGGGACAATAAAACCAGGTTTTATACAGAGGGCTGGTGAGTAGAGCCTGGTAAAATGGGACTTCATTAATTTCAGAACCACCCATACTATCCCAAAACATACATACTGTCCCAAAAAGAAATATTTCAGTTACAGTTTCTCAACTGACTTATCTAAGTTGAGAAATCTTCGTGACGGACACCCTTTAAATTTTACTTAATAAAATATGGAGCCTGAGATGAAGAACAACATTAAAGTTTACAGGGCAATGAACGACCTTACTCAGGAAAGCCTGGCTGAAAAAGTAGGGGTGACAAGGCAAACCATACATGCAATTGAAAAAGGAAAATATGATCCCTCTCTTGAACTTGCATTCAAGCTTGCCGGGCTTTTTGGCGTCCGCATTGAGGATATTTTCCTCTATGAAAACCGTGAAGCCAGAAATTCAGAAAGAAAAGGTTGATTCGCTTAATTATGAGATAAAGGATTTACTGATTTAATATTGAGAAATTTTAAGGGAAAATTTCCCAGATAGTTTCGAATTTGATTCGTATAGCATGAAAATGCTGACATCTGCAAGCAGTTTCATTGGTTGTGCATGTTATTCAAAGAATATCATGTTTGTTTTCATTGAAAGCCAGGCTTATGAGATATTTCCAGATAAACTTAGCTTTCCCGGATTCCCTGAACAAGTAAACCCAGAGAAAAGAAGCCATATAACCATGTTTTTATTTCCGGAAAAACGAGAACTGAGAACTATACAGGCTCTGGGATAAGTAAGCTGATTTTCCTTGTATAAATTAACGGCACCGGACTCCAAAAAGCAATTTTAGTTTCTAAATATATTTATATGAAATGAAAAGATAGTTACAATTAACGGACATCTGTGGATGGACAGACCGCCAGTTTCTGTCATCAAAAAACTAACAAGTAAATAAACAAGTTACAAAGAAAATAAGAAGGAGCAAAAATCTATGATGCAATCGTTTATAGTGGAACACTATCTCAACAAGGATGTAGATGTTTACTGCGGCGGGCCTGACGTATTCAGAGGAAATGTAAAAGCCTGTGCCGATAACGTTTTGACACTCAACAGCCAGGGAAAACTTACCCATATAGCCATTGACAAAATAATAGCTCTCTGGGTCCAATAAGCTCAAAGTTTCATATTCCAATTACTCCTTATAGAGGACAAATCAACTAAGGAAAGATCTTGAGGATCTTCTCCTAAATCTGATTAAAACTGGAAAGCACTCTGGAAGGCTGGATTAGTATTCTGGTTTTCCGGGAAATAAAGGCCATTCAAATTAGCGACCCAGAGTTTGATACGTGAAAAAATACCGAGGTGCAAAGAAATGCAGCCGTTTATAGTAGAACACCTTTTAGGCGAAGTCGTAGATGTTTACTGCGGGGGCCCTGATGTATTTAACGGAAGAGTAGAAGCCTGCGCAGACAATGTGCTCACTCTCGAGCAGAATGAAAAGTACACGCACATAGCAATCGACAAGATAATAGCCATTTGGCCCGCTTAACTGATACAAACAGTTCGTCAAATAAAAAGGGTACTGAATCCTGGGCATATCAGTATTGGACGTAATGAACCCTGGACGTAATGAGTCCTGAGGTATTGAATCCTGAGGTATTGAATCCTGAGGTATTGAATCCTGAGGTATTGAATCTTGAGGTATTGAATCTTGAGGTATTGAATCTTGAGGTATTGAATCCTGAGGTATTGAATCCTGAGGTATTGAACCCTGGGAAAGTTCCGAAGCTTTAATACTTCGCCTTTTCCAGCAGTTTTTTTGTTAAAAATTTATGTTTTCTCAGCTTATGCTTTCCTGCAACTCTTTGCATGAGAAGCAATAAATTCCCTCATCAATTTTGCCCCAAGCATGGCGGTTTGCCCGGAATCGTATTCAGGGGCGATTTCTACGACATCAAAAGCCATTGAAAAAGGAGCAAGCGTCCTTATTGCAGTCCTTACATCTCGCGCACTCAGGCCAAAAGGCTCAGGCGTCCCGAGACCAGGGGCATAAGACGGGTCTATTGCATCCATATCAAGGGAAAGATAGATCTGGCTGCAGTCAAGCCACTCGAGGGCCTCTTTGAGGATCTCTACCATGCCAGTGGATTCCACATCATCAGCTGTATAATACTTCAGGTTATTTTCCCTGGCAAAAACCCATTCTTCTTCCGGGCCGCTTCTTATGCCTATGGAAACAAGATTCTTGGTAACCTCACTGAGGATATTTCGGGACACACAGGCATGGTTATGCTTAAAACCCCTGTACTCTTCCCTGAGGTCAAAATGGGCATCCAGGACAAGGACCCCGAAATCTTCTCCTGCGAATTCGGCGCAGGCTTTCACCATAGCGAAGGTCAGCGAATGCTCTCCGCCAAGCATAATGGGAAGCTTTCCATCATTCAGGAGGTCTTTTGTAGCTTCGTAGAGGTTCTGCAGAGTCTCGTCAACAAAAGCTGAAGTTTCCAGGTTTCCGGCATCATAGATCGGAAGATCGACAAGGTCTATGTCGAAAGTCGGGTTGTAACTCTCAAAATTCGCAGAAGCCCGCCGCATAGCGTCAGGAGCCCAGCGGCTGCCTGCCCTGTAAGAAGAGGTATTATCAAAAGGCACGCCGAAGATAACATAACGTGCAGATTCATAGTCTGCAAGAGCGTCTATAAAGGAATTGGGTAAAAACATAATTTAGCCTGATATAAAATTATTTGCTTAAAAAAAGAACGACTCAGGTTCTTGACCTGAGTTTCACTTTAGTTTAGGAAGTTTATGTCCGTATATCGAGCTTGACCTTGCTAAGAGCTGTAATGTAAGAAATCTCTTCGCCCTCTTTGACCTTATCCTTGTATTCCTCAGGAACTACGATCTCAAAGGTTGAGAAGTCTCCCATGTCCATAAGCTGGGCAATGTCGCCGGTAATCGAGATTACCTGTGCAGTCTTTCTTTCCACAATCGGGACGTATACTTTGGTTGCAACTGAGCCTATGAAGGAGCGCTTCTGGCCGTCAAAGAGTCCGATAGCCTCTACTCTTGCCTTTGCAGCCCCGTGTTTTCCCGGTTTGGACTTGGTAATGCTTTTTATGACACATGCTTCGTCATCAATGATTACATATTTCCCTTCTTTGAGTTCCTTAACTTCTACCTGCTGTTTCATAATGATTCTCCCATACGTTTTTAGATGTTTATAAATAAGCTGTAAACGCCATTCCGGATTTGCCAGAAACTTTCCACGGCTCCGGTAAAGTAGTATAAGAAGGCTTTTCTAATTTTTAAGCCTGACTCTTATTTTACCAATACATTACTTAAGATCTGCATAGAAAAACTGGAAAATATTCCGAGCTTGGAGTGCCTGCAGAGCTAATCTACAGATCGAGAACTAATACGATTAATTTATCCTTGACTATATAACGCTTGTGCGAGATTTTACGTCTTTTTACTGGATTCCGGGGAAAACTGCCTGAAATCTCGGAAAAAATCCGGAAAAATCCAGATTAAAGGAATACTGGATTAAAGGAAATAGTGGATTAAAAGAAATACTGGATTAAAAGAAATACTGGATTAAAGGTAATACTGGATTAAAAGAAATACTGGATTAAAGGTAATATTAGGTTTCAAAGAGAAGATTCTTTACTCAATAAGAGTTATTATTCTCTTGAAGCGTGCAGTATAGTAAATTTGCCTGGAAATTTTTCCTTTTTTTATTACAGGCGTGTCAGGACTCCGTTCTGCAATTCTTACGCTATCCACACTGCCTTTCCGACTTTCGTCTTAAAAGTTGATCCCAAGCTCCTTTAACTTTTCCAATCCGGGAACTCCTTCTTCATTCCATCCGCGGTAGTGGTAATATTCCTGAAGTGCAGATTCGAATTCCTGCCTGGGAAGCCCGTAACCTTCGTTTTTGCCCTCGTTTTCAAACAACCTTTCAGGAAGGGTATCGTCTTTTCGTGTAAATCCTGCTTTAAGGTTATACATTCTCTCCAGATTATAGATTCTTTCTCCGATTTTCAGAAGCTCAGCCGGTGATATCTCCATACCTGCACCCGAAAGCAAGAGAGACGAACCGAGCTCTTCGTTAAGGGCAAAACCCGAGTAGGGGCAGAATACAAAAGAATCCAGAACTGCAGTCAGGTTTTCAAATACCTGAAGGATGCCTGCTTTTCCTTTAAGGCTCAGACGGTTGAGACTTACAGGCTTTCCAAGCACCTCTGGCCCGACCATGAAAGCAGTCAGATAGTCCCCCCCGTGGCTGGAAGTAGCATAAGCCAGAGCCTGTCCCCTGATTCCTCGCGGATCAAAACCTCCGAGTTCTAGCCCCTTTACATCCATGCTCAGGTCTTTTCTCCCAAAGCCTGATAAGTATCGTCTGGCTCCATTTCCTAGTTTGCCGCCTTCCCCGATTTCAAAGAGCCTGGATTCCATTTCATTAGCCTCGGTTATTCGTTCTTTGAGTTCTGCATATGCCCCGAGTACGGAACCTGCCGAGATCGGATCAAGCCCGTAGTCCTTGCATATCCTGTCAGCCTTAAGCACGGAAGTGAGATCAGGGTTTTCAAGGTTAAACCCAAAGGCCCAGAAGGAATCATAATCAGGCAAAATCTGTCCTTCAGGTAAAATCGCCCCTTCAGGTAAAATCTGCCCTTTCTCTTTAAACATCTGCCCTACTCCTTTAATTCTCTTCTTACAACCCAGAGGACAACCAGGGCAACTCTTATTTTCAAGCTCGAAAGTGGATTTGATACGCTCTCCTGAAAGCGCATCTGCAAATGGAGTTTTCTTTCCGGTAAAGTTCCTGCTGGGGATGAGATTCATATAATCCAGCAGTTTTACAAGCGCAGACGTGCCGTAATTTGCAAGGCCTTTTGAAAGCACAGGGCTTGCATCAAAGAGCTTTAGTAGTTTTACCTCAAGTTCCCGGAATCTCTCAGGATCGGAAGGAGAAAGTTCTTTTTCCCCTTTCACAACCACGGCTTTGAGCATTTTTGAGCCGGCAACCGCGCCCAGGCCGCCTCTTCCGCTATATATGGAATCAACAACAAAAGAGGAGATGAGGACCTGTTTTTCTCCTGCCCTGCCAATACAGGCCACACTACCTTTCACACTACCTTTGTTTTCGAGGGCTTCGGTACATTCTCTGACATTCTTTCCCCAGAGATGTTCTGCGGGCACAACTTCAATGTTTCCGTCCGTGATTTCCACATAGGAAGGCCTGTTTGCCTTTCCGGTAACTACCAGAGCATCAATTTCAGCTTTCTTCAGTTCACTCCCGAAGCCCCCAGTCATATTCCAGCTAAATATTGTGCCTGTTAGAGGCGATTTCGATGTGAGGACTGCACCTGAAGCCATCGGGGCAAGGCCTGAAAGCGGACCTGAGGTAAAAATGAGAGGATTGAGAGGGCTAAGAGGATCGATATCGGGACCTGTCAGCTCAGAAAGAAGTTTCACTCCAAGTCC
Coding sequences within:
- the kamA gene encoding lysine 2,3-aminomutase, translating into MKSKIMNCFNASDEEFSDWNWQYRHRIETVEELEKLIQLSDTEKEYIKKALEVFPMAISPYYASLIDPEDPNCPIRMQAVPSSAELKKSSWELEDPLCEDKDSPSEESCITHRYPDRVLFLISNRCGMYCRHCTRKRRVGNREYDYPETVIREGIEYIREHSEIRDVLLSGGDALLVSDERLDWLLGELFDIPHVEIVRLGSRVPVTLPQRITPELCEILEKYPSVWLNTHFNHPKEITPEAKKAMRMLAKAGVPLGNQSVLLRGVNDCPMIIKKLCHELLKIKTRPYYLYQCDLSFGLEHFRTSVARGIEIIEMLRGHTSGLAVPTFVVDAPGGGGKIPVGPNYLISSSDTGVVLRNYEGVICMYPEPEAYSWECQQSCLICDKYPGLKSDTGIAKLYDEENDIIALEPESLERKNRF
- a CDS encoding cation:proton antiporter domain-containing protein, with product MTDNLLTDLLIIFGLSIPVVFTFSKLKIAPLIGFLLAGILAGPFGFGLIREIENIEFLAEIGVVLLLFTIGIEFSLRDLLQLRRIVIFGGGLQLSITSVIVALIFLWFGNSRESSIFLGLLVALSSTAIVLKLLQEKGEIYSLHGRTSLGILIFQDIAAVIIILLIPVLAGTPGTEKSFLELILQGLGLIVFTFLSARYVVPFIMYHVAKTRNNELFLLCVIVIGLSVAWLTSIVGLSLALGAFLAGLIISESEYSVQALGNIIPFRDMFMSIFFISIGMLLDLDILREHLLLILVATLAVLLLKVLVNSLSTFFIGFPLHTMILVGFSLSQVGEFSFILAKVGLANGLVSSLMYQEFLDVAVLSMVLTPLLMSIGYRTTTFVDSLHFPPVLKQGWYSKFKEKEYEEKPENHVIIVGFGINGKNVVTAAKEASIPYIVIDMNPEVVRIEKQREEHIFYGDAAQSAVLEHAGIYTAKSVVVTAGDPPSTKRIIEAARRLNPQIHIIARTHFLRELDKFYDFGADEVISDEFESSIELFTRVLHRYLVPSSEINSLTSTLRADHYKMLRNPSIRRKKFCDLALDFADVEIRSIRVGKLSKGAGVTLGELNLRKNYGVSALAISRSHKIIPGPEAETKILADDILLVISPPENFDEVRKLFENSKE
- a CDS encoding LVIVD repeat-containing protein — encoded protein: MGINRQIIYPFIFVVLLISITVTIAGAASVPEVKVKPVGHFGGYIETVDVVGNYAYIGQGQDLVILDIANSSSPVSVGRVTTKNLVSGVKISGNYAYVAVGNDGLVIVDVSNPSSPILKGSYDTPGYASNLAISGNYAYVADDYNGLDIIDISNSSSPILKGNYNTSGYASNVAISGNYAYLTAGDNGLLVVDISNPSSPILKGNCDTRGIACSVAVSGNYTYVADGDNGLVIVDTSNPSSPTFKGKYYTSGSVYGVAVSGKYAYAADFTKGLLVFDISNPSSPALKGSYNDVDLDGIVVSGNYAYITVYRGLEIIDIKRPSSPILKGSYDTVGYADNIEVSGNYAYVAAGIMGLAIIDISNPSSPIFKGSCGPEDFSTDVAVSGNYAYVTGFSDLEIVDISNPSSPIRKGSCTIEGSAEDVAVSGNYVYLAVGEEGLEIVDISHPFSPNIKGKYNTAGRARSVAVSGNYAYVADGDNGFLVFDISNPSSPILKGKYETGYADCVAVSGNYVYLVEDSDGLVIFDINNPSSPIRKGSESRHIGICKDISVSGNYAYIANSGLVIVNISNSSSPIVEGGFESPWGILDVSISGDSIYVANSNNGIEILKLDLEQPVTSVVNLSVTQLENNTQILKQENGKTVANVKQMPGQKNETSTPEKESKKTPGFEIICGVVSLLAVFCIKGSNKRRLH
- a CDS encoding DUF2178 domain-containing protein, which produces MKQKQFRIIMFLIVMLMGSGSSISILVGSPALAISVFLAGITVIYLLKNRVEEVVEDERVHQISQKASWITFQIVILSFALGGTTLIAMRNTYPGYTNLGFFMAHISCAIMVLYGLLYMYYNREYGG
- a CDS encoding helix-turn-helix transcriptional regulator, with the translated sequence MKNNIKVYRAMNDLTQESLAEKVGVTRQTIHAIEKGKYDPSLELAFKLAGLFGVRIEDIFLYENREARNSERKG
- a CDS encoding MM0924 family protein, whose translation is MMQSFIVEHYLNKDVDVYCGGPDVFRGNVKACADNVLTLNSQGKLTHIAIDKIIALWVQ
- a CDS encoding MM0924 family protein, with product MQPFIVEHLLGEVVDVYCGGPDVFNGRVEACADNVLTLEQNEKYTHIAIDKIIAIWPA